The DNA window CGCCCACGTCGTGCCGTAGATCAGGACTTCCGTGCCTCCGATCAAGCCGGCTAGATCGAGTGACATGTTGCGCGCCGCATCCTTTAGCCCGTCGATCACGCCGCCCGAGCTGCGTTCCGGCGTGCTCGGCGCTTTGCCGAGGGTGAGCGCGCCGTTGTCATCGGCGACGACGATATCGGTGAAGGTACCGCCGGTATCGATAGCGATTCTGTATTTCATAAGGCTCAGCCATTTTCTCGCCGCGACGCAAATATCGCCGCCAACTATATCGCGTATCTCCCGGCGATCTAATTTCAATTCACATTGCGAAATTCCCAGCGCCGTGTTTACAGTTCGCCAGTCTTTTCATTTCATCCCGGCCATTTGGCAGCGATCAATTTGGCGAATCCTTCGCCCCGCCTGCGATACGTATATCCGCCTATGACCGCTTTTTTCCGTCTGTTGATATTCCTCGCCGTAAGCTCTTTAGGCGGTGCGTTAGCGGCCACCGCACCACAAGCCGAAGACGCCATCCATATTGGCGTTTTAGCGGCGCAGAGCGGGCCATATGCCGAATACGGCATTGAGGCCAAACGCGGCGCTGAACTGGCGTTGGCTGAATTCGACGGCCGTGCCGGCGGCAGGCCAGTGCAACTCATCTTCGAAACCGGCGATGGCGCGCCCGAGGCGGTCCAGGCTCGGGCGCAATCCCTGGCGACAGAAAGCGCGGCGAAAATTATCGTCGGCCCGCTCAGCGGCGGCGAAGGCCAGGCCCTCAAGGCGTTCGCTAAAACCGCCCCCGCGATCACCTTTTTGAACGGCGCCTCAGCGGCGCGCGACCTAACCTTGCTCGACCCGGCGGCAAACTTTTTCCGCTTTACCACGGATGCGGCGCAATGGATGGCCGGCCTCGGCAGATACGCGTATGCTGACAAAGGCTATCGCCGAATTGTCACATTGGGCGAAAATTATTCTTTTCCCTACATCCAAGTGATGGGGTTCCTGGTTGAATTCTGCGCTCTGGGAGGCAGTGTCGCTGAGCATTATTGGTTGCCGCTCAGCGATAAGCCCTATGCCGCAATCACTGCGCAGCTCGCCGCCGTCGAAGCCGATGCGATATTCATCACGCTCGACGGCAGCGCCACGGCGGAATTTCTCACGCAATATTGGAAAGATGGCGGCACGCTTCCG is part of the Pseudomonadota bacterium genome and encodes:
- a CDS encoding ABC transporter substrate-binding protein, with the translated sequence MTAFFRLLIFLAVSSLGGALAATAPQAEDAIHIGVLAAQSGPYAEYGIEAKRGAELALAEFDGRAGGRPVQLIFETGDGAPEAVQARAQSLATESAAKIIVGPLSGGEGQALKAFAKTAPAITFLNGASAARDLTLLDPAANFFRFTTDAAQWMAGLGRYAYADKGYRRIVTLGENYSFPYIQVMGFLVEFCALGGSVAEHYWLPLSDKPYAAITAQLAAVEADAIFITLDGSATAEFLTQYWKDGGTLPIIGGSVTFDPALLGRNSLFHADLSGAISASPLADGDRGRGWQQFVADYRARYPDAAEVPSLFAFSYYVNTKAALLALDAVDGELSGGQTVFREALAELSFETPAGRVSLDENRQAIANNYVLEITLGEDNRLHHEVVYVATNVDQTLGLGRERYLALGGPGPQMPSCP